The Boseongicola sp. DNA segment GAGATGCGACCCTGTTCGTCGTGCCCGACGCGATAGTTGATACGGAAGTCGTGACGTTTCCCGGTGACCATCATGTCGTCATCACGGTCATAGCGCATTGAACATGATCGACCGGTCAGGCTGGCGATAACAGCGCAGGAAACAGCCAAGTGATTGCCCTGGCTTTCCTTGCCGCCAAATCCGCCACCCATCCGGCGAACCTCGCAACGGACAGCGTTCATCGGTCGACCCAGAGCTTCGGCAACTTTGTGCTGGATCTCGGTCGGGTGTTGGGTCGAGGAATAGACGATCATGTCCCCGCCCTCTTGCGGGACCGCGGCTGCCGCCTGCCCCTCAAGATAGAAGTGTTCCTGCCCGCCTATTTCCATGGAGCCTTCGGTGACAACAGCGGCAGCTGAAACTGCGGCGGCGGCGTTGCCTTTTTCGTAAATGCGCGGGCCGTCTTCGAACCGGCTATCAGCAGCCAGCGCATCGTCCAGGCTGAGAAGTGCTGGAAGTTCTTCGTAAGATATCTCGGCTTGGCGGACCGCTTTGCGCGCCAGCAGATGCGATGTGGCTGCGACCACGAAAATGGGTTGGCCCAGAAACTCAACCGTGCCTTCGCTTAAGAGCGGTTCCGGGCTGGGCGACGGGGAGACGTCGTTTTCGTGTGGCAGATCGCTTGCAGTCAGAACCGCAACTACGCCCGGCGCGGCGCGCACTGCGTCCAAGTTCAGCTCGGTGATGTTGCCATGAGCGACTTCGGAAAGGCCAAATGCCAGATGCAAAGAGCCGCGTGGCAGAGGGATATCGTCGATATAACGCGCCTGACCGGTGACGTGCAGCGGGGCGGCGTCGTGTGGTAACGGTTTGGTAACGCTCATGGTGAGACCTCCAGCACACTGGTCGTCGTTCCGGATAAGTCGTGGAAATAGCGCAGCATCAGGTTTTCGGCAGAGGCCAGACGATAGTCGGCACTGGCACGCATATCCGTGAGCGGCGTGAAGTCATCGCGCATTTTCTGTGCCGCTCTTTCGGCTGTTTCTGCTGACCACGGTTGGCCGACGAGCGCCGCCTCGACATTTGCAGCGCGCATAGGCGTGCCTGCCATACCACCGAATGCGATCCGCGCGTCGGTGACAGTGCCATTGACTACGGTAACATCGAAGCAACCGCAGACCGCCGAGATGTCCTGATCAAATCGTTTGGAGATTTTGTAGCACCGCAAGGCAGGAGCCGATTTGGCAATGGTTATGGCTTCGACGAACTCACCGGGTGCGCGGTCTTGTTTGCCGTATTCGACGAAGAAATCTTCTATTGGCATTTCGCGGCGCTTGTCACCTTTGCGAAGATGCAAGGTCGCGCCCAGCGCAATTAGGGCTGGAGGGTTGTCGCCTATGGGCGAGCCATTGGCGACGTTGCCACCGATGGTGGCGGCCTGGCGAACTTGCTCGGACCCATACCGACGGACCATTTCGGCATAGGATGGGTGCCAGTCACGTAAGTGAGGCAACAGCGTTGCCATGGTCACCCCGGCACCGATGCGCACGGTTTCACCATTGTCTTCGATGTTTTGCAGATCACGGCAACGGTTCAGAAAAGCGACGTTGTCGAGATCTCGCAGGGACTTGGTGACCCACAGACCCACATCGGTTGCTCCAGCGATGAGAGTGCCATTTGGGTTTGCCTCGTACCAGCTGGCCAGTTCATCAGACGTTTCCGGCGCGAAGGCCTGAGATTGAACTGTTGGCAACTTATCCCGCATCCATACGGGAACTGGTGCATCTGATGCTGATTCTGCGGCCCGGACAATAGGGGCGTAGCCTGTGCAGCGGCACAGATTGCCGGCCAAGACATCGTCATGATCCTGGCGACCATTCAGATGGCCAACACCCATGGAAACGATGAAACCCGGCGTGCAGAAACCGCATTGGGACCCGTGCTTTTCAACCATCGCTGATTGAACCGGATGCAATGCTCCGTCTGGGCCAGATATCCCTTCGACGGTGCGCACTGATTTTCCATGGAGCTGAGGCAGAAACAGGATGCAGGCGTTCAACGCGCGCGCGCCGCCTTCGTCAGTCACCATAACCGTGCAGGCCCCGCAGTCGCCTTCGTTGCAGCCCTCTTTGGTGCCAGTCAGGCTTTGCGTTTCGCGCAGCCAATCAAGCAAGGTCACGGTCGGCGCACTATCGACGTGCACAGTTTCTCCATTCAGAGAAAACGTAATGTCCATGTGAAGTCCTGCCGCGTTACCCGAAGATCAAAAGGCCGTTGCGCGCCGTCGATGCGGCGTAGAGAGCGCGCTCCTTTGGTCTGCTCAGGATTGAAGCCGCTCGGGCCGTGGTTTGGCAAGACTTAAAGTTAGCTGTGCGCCCGAAGCTGTCTGCGGAAATTTTTGATAATGGGGACTTTTCTTTTGATTTTCCATCATATGGCATTTGCCTTCGGCGAATTGTCGTCGACAGGATTGATTGCGCTTTCGCAGCTTGGCCAGCGACAATAGAGTTTGGGTATGAACAATGACCCCCGATTCATTCACCTGCGCGTCCACACCGAGTATTCGCTTTTGGAAGGCGCTGTGCGTCTGAAAAAATTGCCCGCGATTTGTCAGAAGATGGAAATGCCGGCAGTTGCGGTGACCGATACCAACAACATGTTCGCCGCTTTGGAGTTTTCGGTGTCTGCGTTAGATGCCGGCGTGCAGCCCATTGTCGGCTGCCAGGTTGACCTGGCTTATGAAGTTGCTGGACCCGGCGAGAAAGCAGTGCCACCTGCGCCGTTGGTGTTGCTGGCGCAGAATCGTTCCGGCTATGAGGGGCTGATGCGATTGAATTCGGCGCTATATATGCGCGAGGCGGATTGGCCGCATGTGACCATGGAAGAGTTGGCCGCGAATTCCGAGGGGATTATCTGTTTAACGGGCGGGCCGGACGGGCCGATTGGGCGGACATTACGTGCCGGGCATGACGGCAAAGCCAAATTATTGATTTCGCGATTGGCGGAGATCTTCGAGAACCGGCTGTATGTCGAGCTGCAACGCCACCCGACCGAAAACGGTGAATCGCCTGAGGCTGAGCGGTTGAGCGAAGCACCGCAAGTCGCAATGGCTTATGAGCTTGATCTGCCGCTAGTCGCGACCAACGATGTCTATTTCCCGAAAACCGAAATGTATGAAGCCCATGACGCGTTAATCTGCATCGCGGAAGGGGCATATGTCGATCAACAGGCGCCCCGGCGGCGGCTGACGCCTCAGCACTATTTCAAGACACCCGCCGAGATGGCAACGCTTTTTGCGGATTTGCCCGAGGCGTTGGAAAACACGGTTGAGATCGCAAGGCGATGCGCATTTGGGGCCGAAAGGCACGACCCGATTTTGCCGAAGTTTGCCGATGATGAGATCGAAGAATTGCGGCGCCAATCCAAGTTGGGTCTGGACGAACGCTTGGCAGCGATTGAACCGGCAGCACCGCGCGAGGAATACGACAAACGACTGGAGTTCGAGCTGGGGATTATCGAGGGGATGGGGTTTTCCGGATACTTCCTGATCGTTGCGGACTTTATCAAATGGGCCAAGACCAACGACATTCCTGTGGGGCCTGGTCGAGGCTCGGGCGCAGGATCGCTGGTGGCCTATGCGCTGACAATCACGGACCTTGATCCGCTGCGCTATTCACTGCTGTTTGAGCGGTTCCTGAACCCGGAACGCGTGTCGATGCCTGACTTCGATATCGACTTTTGCATGGATCGCCGGGAAGAGGTTATCCGCTATGTGCAGGAAAAGTACGGGCGTGATCGCGTGGGCCAAATCATCACCTTTGGCGCTTTGCTGTCGAAGGCGGCTGTGCGCGATGTAGGCCGCGTGTTGCAGATGCCCTACGGGCAAGTCGATCGGCTTTCAAAGTTGATCCCGGTTGAGGGTGTGAAGCCTGTCAGCATTGAAAAGGCATTGGCGGACGAGCCCCGGCTTCGCGAAGAGGCGAAGGCCGAGGAGGTTGTTGAGCGGCTATTGAACTATGGTCAACAGGTGGAGGGGCTGTTGCGGAATGCCTCGACCCACGCGGCTGGTGTTGTGATTGGCGACCGGTCGCTGGACAAGTTGGTGCCGCTTTACCGCGACCCGCGCTCTGACATGGCGGCGACGCAGTTCAACATGAAGTGGGTCGAGCAGGCCGGTTTGGTGAAGTTCGATTTTCTAGGGCTGAAGACGCTGACGGTGATTCAGAACGCGCTGGATTTGCTGGCCGAACGTGATGTCGAGATCGACATCGGGGCGATCCCGCTGGATGACGAGAAAACTTACGAGCTGTACGCCAAGGCGCGCACGGTGGCGGTGTTCCAGGTGGAAAGCTCGGGCATGATGGACGCGCTTCGGCGCATGAAACCGACATGTATCGAAGACATCGTGGCACTGGTGGCGCTTTATCGCCCCGGCCCTATGGAGAACATTCCGCAGTATTGCGATGTTAAGAACGGTCGGGCTGAACGTGAGCGGCTGCATCCCACCATCGATCACATTCTGGACGAAACGCAGGGCATTATCGTCTATCAGGAACAGGTGATGCAGATCGCCCAAGAGATGGCCGGGTATAGTCTTGGCGGTGCGGATTTGCTGCGGCGTGCGATGGGTAAGAAAATCCAAGAGGCGATGGACGCCGAGCGTCCAAAGTTTCTGGAGGGCGCTGCTAAGAATGATGTCGACAAGAAGAAAGCGTTGGAGGTTTGGAACCTTCTGGATAAGTTCGCCAACTACGGTTTCAACAAATCCCACGCGGCGGCTTACGCGGTGGTCAGCTATCAAACCGGGTGGCTGAAAGCGAATTATCCAGTCGAGTTTATGGCTGGCGTCATGAATTGCGATCTGCACTTAACTGATAAGCTGGCGACCTATGCCGCCGAGGTGCGTTTGCCGGAAGAACGCGGAGGGCTTGGGCTGGAGATTGTGCCGCCCTGTGTGAATCGGTCGAGTGCGCGGTTCTCGGTGATTGACGGCAAGCTGGTTTATGCTTTGGGGGCGCTAAAGAACGTCGGCGTGGAAGCAATGCGGTTGATCGTCGAGGCGCGCGAGGACAAACCCTTCGTCAATGTCTTCGACATTGCACGTCGGTGCGATCTGAAGCGGATCGGGAAGAGGCCGCTGGAAATGCTCGCGCGCGCTGGGGCCTTTGATCAGCTGGACCCGAACCGTCGCCGGATGTTCCAATCTCTGGATGCGCTTGCGGCTTATTCGGCCGCGATCCACGAACAACGGGAAAGCGCTCAGGTGTCACTGTTTGGCGAGGCGGGAGATGATTTGCCAGAGCCGAGGCTATCTCCGGTCGATGATTGGATGCCGAACGAGCG contains these protein-coding regions:
- a CDS encoding 2Fe-2S iron-sulfur cluster binding domain-containing protein gives rise to the protein MDITFSLNGETVHVDSAPTVTLLDWLRETQSLTGTKEGCNEGDCGACTVMVTDEGGARALNACILFLPQLHGKSVRTVEGISGPDGALHPVQSAMVEKHGSQCGFCTPGFIVSMGVGHLNGRQDHDDVLAGNLCRCTGYAPIVRAAESASDAPVPVWMRDKLPTVQSQAFAPETSDELASWYEANPNGTLIAGATDVGLWVTKSLRDLDNVAFLNRCRDLQNIEDNGETVRIGAGVTMATLLPHLRDWHPSYAEMVRRYGSEQVRQAATIGGNVANGSPIGDNPPALIALGATLHLRKGDKRREMPIEDFFVEYGKQDRAPGEFVEAITIAKSAPALRCYKISKRFDQDISAVCGCFDVTVVNGTVTDARIAFGGMAGTPMRAANVEAALVGQPWSAETAERAAQKMRDDFTPLTDMRASADYRLASAENLMLRYFHDLSGTTTSVLEVSP
- the dnaE gene encoding DNA polymerase III subunit alpha, which gives rise to MNNDPRFIHLRVHTEYSLLEGAVRLKKLPAICQKMEMPAVAVTDTNNMFAALEFSVSALDAGVQPIVGCQVDLAYEVAGPGEKAVPPAPLVLLAQNRSGYEGLMRLNSALYMREADWPHVTMEELAANSEGIICLTGGPDGPIGRTLRAGHDGKAKLLISRLAEIFENRLYVELQRHPTENGESPEAERLSEAPQVAMAYELDLPLVATNDVYFPKTEMYEAHDALICIAEGAYVDQQAPRRRLTPQHYFKTPAEMATLFADLPEALENTVEIARRCAFGAERHDPILPKFADDEIEELRRQSKLGLDERLAAIEPAAPREEYDKRLEFELGIIEGMGFSGYFLIVADFIKWAKTNDIPVGPGRGSGAGSLVAYALTITDLDPLRYSLLFERFLNPERVSMPDFDIDFCMDRREEVIRYVQEKYGRDRVGQIITFGALLSKAAVRDVGRVLQMPYGQVDRLSKLIPVEGVKPVSIEKALADEPRLREEAKAEEVVERLLNYGQQVEGLLRNASTHAAGVVIGDRSLDKLVPLYRDPRSDMAATQFNMKWVEQAGLVKFDFLGLKTLTVIQNALDLLAERDVEIDIGAIPLDDEKTYELYAKARTVAVFQVESSGMMDALRRMKPTCIEDIVALVALYRPGPMENIPQYCDVKNGRAERERLHPTIDHILDETQGIIVYQEQVMQIAQEMAGYSLGGADLLRRAMGKKIQEAMDAERPKFLEGAAKNDVDKKKALEVWNLLDKFANYGFNKSHAAAYAVVSYQTGWLKANYPVEFMAGVMNCDLHLTDKLATYAAEVRLPEERGGLGLEIVPPCVNRSSARFSVIDGKLVYALGALKNVGVEAMRLIVEAREDKPFVNVFDIARRCDLKRIGKRPLEMLARAGAFDQLDPNRRRMFQSLDALAAYSAAIHEQRESAQVSLFGEAGDDLPEPRLSPVDDWMPNERLAEEQIAIGFYLSGHPLDDYANALKKKNCLTLAELQTKAEAEGGAVARVGVIVSALQERKSGRGTRFFRMNISDPTGQVSGMALFPDDFDTVRNVFDQTTQVVMTLEARFNEGQFDPIARGVTPIDGVVGTVAAGLNVMIDTDEAVPLIQSVLHRFRDDGSVKTKGEICITALDILLGDTPQDVPVPIGDNWPVSPKIKGALKSLPGVVLVEDT